The region GAATTTTCTAGAATCTTAAAAGATTACTATGGTGTAACATACATAAATGTTGGTGATGACATGGGGTTTGAAAACCTTCGCAAAGTTAAAATGTCTTATAGACCTTTTAAACTTGTTCCAAAGTATACAATATACCAAAAATGACAATAAGAAAAGCAAAATCTACAGATATTTCTGAGCTTTTCAAACTAGAAAAGAAGCTCTTTAGTGCTGAAAATTTTCCTCTTTCTAAAGAGTCCATAAGATATCATATTCTCAATAATTTGATATATGTCACTCTTATAGATAAAGAGATTGTTGCTTATGCTCTTGTGCTTATAAAACGTAAAAATCCAAAACTTTATTCTCTAGGAGTTAGTGAAGTGCATAGAGGTAAACAAATCGCTACAAAACTTCTTGATGTTATAATTCAAAAGTTGATAAAGTTAGGATTTAAAAACATCACTCTTGAAGTTCGTACAGACAATACAACAGCAATAAATTTATATACAAAGTTAGGATTTAATGTTAAAAAGGTTTTAAAATCATTTTATCTTGACAAATGTGATGCTTATTTAATGGAACACAGTTATGCCCTCAAGACACTATAAACATCTTTATACGGTTATTGGCAAAAGTAAACTTGTAAAACTTCAAGTAGTGGTTTTATTTTTAACTACATATATTGACTGGGTTCTTATTCCTTTTATAACAAAGCTTGAAGGTATGTATTTACCCGTTTTTATGATAAGTTTTTTTATGTTGATTGGCGCTACTGATGGTCTAATTTTACCTTTATTTAAAAAAATAAAAATTTATAAAATATATCTTTTTGTTATTTTACTAGACTTAGTTCAAATATTGAGTTATTCACTTGTAACTATTGATATGCCTATTTTTACATATACTTTACTCTCTATTTTCACATTGCAAGCTGTAACTTTTGAGATTTCTAGAGTACACACAATTGACTTTATGAAAGATGATATTGACATAAAAGATTATTTGATGTTACGTTCCTTTGTTGTTTCATCTGCTATAATCGGCGGAGCAATAAGCGCTATGGTCTTGGACTTTTTTGAGATAGAGTTAGAATATATACTTCTTGCATTAGCCATACTAGGTATTTTTGCCATAATAATTGAATACAAACTATATGCAAAATTTAAAAAAATACTTCAAACGCAAGTGACAGTTATACAAAGACAAAAAACATTGTTAAATGAGAAAATAAATATATAAACAAATAGGAACAATATGAAATTATCATCATTACAAATCATAGAACTACTTGAAGATAAAGTTAAAAACTATCTTGATGGTTTTGATATCAATGTTCATCCATATGATATAGCAGAACTACTTATTGAATTACGTGATTATGATGAAAAATTATATCTTGAAAAACTCTCCGAACTTCCAGAAGAGTTAAAAGCTGCTGTTTTTATAGAGTTTCCTAAACAGTATCATGAGGAGATAATAGAGCATTTTACTCCAAATGAGTTAGCAGAGATAACAAATACACTAGATACGGATGATGGAGCGGAGCTTATCCGTAATATCGAAGATGTAAACGAAGATGTAGCAGACGAAGTTCTACAAAACTTACCTCAAGAAGATAGAAAAAACTTAGAAGCACTTATTTCCTTTGGCGAGTATGAAGCTGGTTCATATATGCAAACGGAACTTTTTTCAGCTTTTATTGATGAGCAAGTTGGTGATTCTATTCGTAGGCTTAAACGTCTAAAAGCAGCAAAAGAACTCGATAGCGTCTATCAAGTATATGTAATTACAAGAAGAAATAAATATTTAGGTTCTATTCCACTAGAAGATCTGATTTTACTTGGACCAAATGTAAACTATGATGAACTTGTAAAAAGTGGTGTAAATACCATTACGGTTAATGCAAGAGATGATATTCACGATGTTGTAGAGATAGTATCAAACTATGACATGGGAGTTATACCTGTTATAGATTCAAAAGGAAAACTTCTTGGACGTATTACCTCAGATGATATTTATGACGTTATAGAAGAACGTGCAACAGGTCAATTATATAATCTTGTTGGGGTTAATGATGAAGCCGAACAAGAAGAAAGTATATTTCATATCTCAAAACATCGTGCTTTTTGGCTTGCTATTAACCTTTTAACCGCCATTGCAGCATCTTTAGTTATTGGACTGTTTGATACAGCTTTACAATCTTTTGTAGCTTTAGCTGTACTTATGCCTATTGTCGCTTCAATGGGTGGCAATGCAGGAAGTCAAACCCTGACGGTAACAGTAAGACAGATGTCATTAGGAGATATTAGCGATGCTGATGCGAAAAAAACAATCAAAAAAGAAGTTTATATATCTTTAATCAATGGTGCCGTATTTTCACTCATAATCGGTTTGATATCATGGATATGGTTTTCTATGCCTCTTCTTGGTGTAGTCATAGCAATTTCAATGGTTGTAAATCTTATCACAGCAGGTTTTTTTGGTTCACTTATACCAGTTTTACTAAATAAAGCAGATATAGATCCAGCAGTTGGCTCATCTGTTTTACTAACTACTGTAACAGATATAGTAGGATTTTTTAGCTTTCTTGGACTTGCAAGTATTATTTTACTTTAGCATCTAAAAAAGGATAAAAATGCTTCTATATATTCATATTCCATTTTGCGATTCAAAATGTTCTTATTGTGCTTTTAACTCTTATGTAGATAAATTTCATCTAAAAAAAGAGTATATGAAAGCTCTTATAACTCAACTAAATTTTGAGCTAAAAAGATTTGATGCAAAAGAACAAACTATAGAGAGTGTTTTTATAGGTGGAGGGACGCCATCAACTATTTCTCCAGACTTGTATATCGAACTATTTAAACTTATAAATCCTTATCTCAAAAAAAACATAGAAATCACAAGTGAAGCAAATCCAAACAGCGCTACACTTGATTGGCTACAAGGTATGTATGATTTAGGAGTAAATCGCATAAGTTTTGGAGTACAAAGCTTTAATGATGAAAAACTAAAACTCCTAAATCGTGCTCATAAAGCTACAGATGCCAAACGAGCAATCATAGATGCAAAAGAAGTTGGCTTCAAAAATATATCACTAGATTTAATCTATGCAACACT is a window of uncultured Sulfurimonas sp. DNA encoding:
- a CDS encoding GNAT family N-acetyltransferase, which translates into the protein MTIRKAKSTDISELFKLEKKLFSAENFPLSKESIRYHILNNLIYVTLIDKEIVAYALVLIKRKNPKLYSLGVSEVHRGKQIATKLLDVIIQKLIKLGFKNITLEVRTDNTTAINLYTKLGFNVKKVLKSFYLDKCDAYLMEHSYALKTL
- the mgtE gene encoding magnesium transporter, yielding MKLSSLQIIELLEDKVKNYLDGFDINVHPYDIAELLIELRDYDEKLYLEKLSELPEELKAAVFIEFPKQYHEEIIEHFTPNELAEITNTLDTDDGAELIRNIEDVNEDVADEVLQNLPQEDRKNLEALISFGEYEAGSYMQTELFSAFIDEQVGDSIRRLKRLKAAKELDSVYQVYVITRRNKYLGSIPLEDLILLGPNVNYDELVKSGVNTITVNARDDIHDVVEIVSNYDMGVIPVIDSKGKLLGRITSDDIYDVIEERATGQLYNLVGVNDEAEQEESIFHISKHRAFWLAINLLTAIAASLVIGLFDTALQSFVALAVLMPIVASMGGNAGSQTLTVTVRQMSLGDISDADAKKTIKKEVYISLINGAVFSLIIGLISWIWFSMPLLGVVIAISMVVNLITAGFFGSLIPVLLNKADIDPAVGSSVLLTTVTDIVGFFSFLGLASIILL